A genomic stretch from Lathyrus oleraceus cultivar Zhongwan6 chromosome 2, CAAS_Psat_ZW6_1.0, whole genome shotgun sequence includes:
- the LOC127120450 gene encoding subtilisin-like protease SBT1.7 — MNPTIYKQISLSTFLTQIPFQYIQRKLFNMKTPEKPLVVILFVIVILCDVSLARSEKSENKKITYIVHAAKSTMPSSFDHHSFWYKSILNSISKSAEMLYTYDKAINGFSTSLTVEEHELLKSQPGILKVTPDKKYKLHTTRTPKFLGLDKIASLNPVTEKSSDVVVGVVDTGIWPESKSFDDTGYGPIPRNWKGICQTGINFTTSNCNKKLIGARFYRKGFEASLDSTNETKLPKTPRDDFGHGTHAASTAVGSPVENASLFGLANGTARGMAIGARVAMYKVCWLGACSMSDILAGIDQAIVDNVDILSLSLGNIATNYFEDNLAIGAFAAMEHGILVSCAAGNTGPSSLSVSNAAPWITTVGAGTLDRDFPTYVRLGNGKKYSGVSFYNGKYLPGTLVPFIYAGNASSDEGKGDGTCLPGSLDPKKVAGKIVLCDRGKVERVEKGNIVKSVGGLGMVLANTEKDGERPMPDAHIFPATAVGFTDGQAIKKYLFSDPNPTGTIVFEGTKLGVEPSPAVAFFSSRGPNLITPEILKPDLIAPGFNILAAYPNNLSPTGLGSDPRLIDFQIMSGTSMSCPHVSGLAVLIKSVHPDWSPAAIRSALMTTAYKTYKNNQTLVDDATKKPATPFDFGAGHVDPVSALNPGLVYDLRVDDYLSFLCALDYTPAQIEIVARRKYTCDPKKQYSVTNLNYPSFAVVFKGEHDEIKHTRTLTNVGAEGTYKVSINSDNPAIKISVEPKVLSFKKKEKKSYTITFTTSGSKQNINQSFGGLEWSDGRTVVRSPIAFTWKLQ, encoded by the coding sequence ATGAACCCAACCATTTATAAGCAAATTTCTCTTTCAACATTTCTCACACAAATCCCATTTCAATATATACAAAGAAAACTATTTAACATGAAAACACCTGAGAAACCTCTCGTCGTAATTCTTTTTGTGATTGTGATCTTGTGTGATGTGTCTCTAGCAAGATCTGAGAAGAGTGAGAATAAAAAAATTACTTACATTGTTCATGCTGCCAAATCCACAATGCCATCAAGCTTCGACCACCATTCATTCTGGTACAAATCAATTCTGAATTCGATCTCCAAATCAGCTGAAATGCTTTACACCTATGATAAAGCAATCAATGGATTCTCAACAAGTTTGACAGTTGAAGAACATGAGTTACTAAAGAGCCAACCAGGGATTCTAAAGGTGACACCAGATAAAAAGTACAAACTCCACACAACTCGAACACCAAAGTTTCTCGGACTCGATAAAATTGCTAGTTTGAACCCTGTGACAGAGAAAAGTAGTGATGTAGTTGTGGGAGTCGTCGATACAGGTATATGGCCCGAAAGCAAGAGCTTTGATGATACTGGATACGGGCCAATTCCGCGCAACTGGAAAGGAATATGCCAAACAGGTATAAATTTTACAACATCTAACTGTAACAAGAAATTGATTGGTGCCAGGTTCTATCGAAAGGGTTTCGAGGCATCTTTAGATTCAACTAATGAAACCAAGTTGCCTAAAACACCTCGAGATGATTTTGGCCATGGAACCCACGCCGCGAGCACGGCTGTAGGATCTCCGGTGGAAAATGCAAGTCTTTTTGGCTTAGCCAATGGGACCGCACGCGGGATGGCGATTGGTGCTAGAGTTGCTATGTACAAAGTTTGTTGGTTAGGAGCTTGTAGTATGTCTGATATACTGGCAGGAATAGATCAGGCCATTGTCGACAACGTCGATATTCTTTCACTGTCGCTTGGAAATATAGCAACTAATTACTTCGAGGACAATTTAGCAATTGGAGCCTTTGCAGCAATGGAGCATGGCATTCTGGTCTCGTGCGCTGCGGGGAACACTGGTCCTAGTTCTTTGAGTGTCAGCAATGCAGCACCTTGGATTACAACCGTGGGAGCTGGAACACTCGATCGAGATTTCCCTACATACGTCCGTCTCGGAAATGGAAAAAAATATTCAGGTGTATCCTTTTATAATGGAAAATATTTGCCTGGTACTCTTGTGCCGTTCATATATGCAGGAAATGCAAGTTCTGATGAAGGAAAAGGTGATGGAACATGTCTTCCAGGTAGTTTGGATCCAAAAAAAGTAGCAGGAAAGATTGTGTTGTGTGATCGTGGAAAGGTTGAAAGGGTGGAGAAAGGAAATATAGTGAAATCTGTTGGTGGTTTGGGCATGGTGTTAGCCAACACTGAGAAGGATGGAGAAAGACCTATGCCTGATGCACATATTTTTCCAGCAACTGCCGTTGGCTTCACAGATGGCCAAGCCATCAAGAAATACTTGTTTTCTGATCCAAATCCGACGGGTACAATTGTATTTGAAGGAACAAAGCTTGGGGTTGAGCCGTCTCCTGCTGTTGCATTTTTCAGCTCAAGAGGACCCAATTTAATAACCCCGGAAATATTGAAGCCCGATTTGATTGCGCCCGGTTTTAACATTTTAGCAGCATATCCAAATAACTTGAGTCCTACAGGCTTGGGTTCAGATCCTAGGCTCATAGATTTCCAGATTATGTCAGGCACATCAATGTCATGCCCACATGTAAGTGGATTAGCAGTTTTGATCAAGTCGGTTCATCCAGACTGGAGCCCAGCTGCCATTCGATCTGCGTTGATGACAACTGCTTATAAGACTTACAAAAACAACCAGACATTGGTGGACGATGCAACTAAAAAGCCAGCAACTCCGTTTGATTTTGGTGCTGGACATGTTGATCCCGTTTCCGCGCTAAATCCTGGACTTGTCTATGATTTGAGAGTGGATGACTATTTGAGTTTCTTATGTGCATTGGACTACACACCTGCTCAGATTGAAATTGTGGCGAGGAGAAAATACACATGTGACCCAAAGAAACAATACAGTGTAACAAATCTTAATTACCCTTCTTTTGCTGTGGTCTTTAAGGGTGAGCATGATGAGATTAAACACACTCGGACTCTTACTAATGTGGGTGCGGAAGGAACATACAAAGTATCAATTAATTCAGATAATCCAGCCATTAAGATCTCAGTTGAACCAAAAGTGTTAAGTTTtaagaaaaaggagaaaaaatcATACACAATTACATTTACTACATCAGGTTCAAAACAAAATATTAATCAAAGCTTTGGAGGTTTGGAATGGTCCGATGGAAGAACCGTTGTTAGAAGTCCTATAGCATTTACTTGGAAATTACAGTAA